In a single window of the Pseudogemmatithrix spongiicola genome:
- a CDS encoding peptidylprolyl isomerase gives MRLPPLATALVPALALLTAPALLDAQAPTPALSRADSLLLYEILSAEDRRDSTAIALSRGEAHPDARIAHIARRARARLRDSTFAARSTLGQPDAARPFPTWAEPEWAGRYRALGGRDGACDPLLAALADSAAQVRQRAIVLGGMRASCVGHDALRTRLVAIAREGSTNVANRRPPAPSWQLAADAVVTLSRVAPEEARPIAERFSRHAQPGLRRAAARAATVLRDSSLLTSLAGDRDGNVREAAIRGLSSVVGHAADQRYLRFLGFSTPQVALAAAEALKGTTDTAATHAASVELARRVERNWASERDIRNALRAVLGQPPREAWQPGRPDSLPWDVVALALGDRRLVEVTMSRLHGGNGFTVELRGDLAPIQAARVLAHVRAGRYNGTAWHRVEPNFVIQGGSPHDNEYSGSGRFIVDELGTVAHPRGTVGMSTRGHSTGDLQWFVNLRDNARLVGAYTVFGVVVEGMDAVDAVMEGDEIYVMREVSASRPARP, from the coding sequence ATGCGACTCCCGCCGCTCGCGACCGCGCTCGTTCCCGCCCTGGCCCTGCTCACGGCTCCGGCCCTCCTCGACGCCCAGGCACCGACGCCGGCACTGAGTCGGGCGGACTCCTTGCTGCTCTACGAAATACTCAGCGCGGAAGACCGCCGCGATTCGACGGCCATCGCGCTCTCCCGCGGAGAAGCGCACCCGGACGCCCGCATCGCCCACATCGCCCGTCGCGCCCGCGCCCGCCTTCGGGACTCGACCTTCGCCGCTCGGAGCACGCTCGGGCAGCCGGATGCCGCGCGTCCCTTCCCGACCTGGGCGGAACCGGAGTGGGCCGGCCGCTATCGCGCCCTCGGCGGTCGCGACGGCGCCTGCGATCCGCTACTGGCCGCGCTCGCGGACTCCGCCGCGCAGGTGCGCCAGCGGGCCATCGTGCTCGGCGGCATGCGCGCAAGCTGTGTCGGACACGACGCGCTCCGGACGCGACTCGTCGCCATCGCGCGTGAGGGCTCGACGAATGTGGCCAACCGCCGTCCGCCGGCGCCGTCGTGGCAGCTCGCCGCGGATGCGGTCGTGACGTTGTCGCGCGTCGCCCCGGAGGAGGCGCGGCCGATCGCGGAGAGATTCTCCCGGCACGCACAGCCAGGACTCCGGCGTGCCGCCGCGCGAGCGGCGACGGTGTTGCGCGACTCGAGCCTCCTGACCTCGCTCGCCGGCGACCGCGACGGCAACGTGAGGGAGGCGGCCATCCGCGGCCTCTCGTCCGTCGTCGGGCATGCGGCCGATCAGCGCTACCTGCGGTTCCTCGGCTTCAGCACCCCGCAGGTCGCACTCGCCGCCGCGGAAGCACTGAAGGGCACCACGGACACGGCGGCCACGCACGCGGCGTCCGTCGAGCTCGCGCGCCGCGTGGAGCGGAACTGGGCCTCCGAGCGCGACATCCGCAACGCGCTGCGTGCCGTCCTCGGGCAGCCCCCACGCGAAGCCTGGCAACCCGGTCGGCCCGACTCCCTACCCTGGGATGTCGTTGCACTCGCGCTCGGCGACCGTCGACTGGTCGAAGTGACGATGTCGCGGTTGCATGGGGGCAACGGCTTCACCGTCGAGCTGCGCGGCGACCTCGCGCCGATTCAGGCGGCCCGCGTGCTCGCCCACGTGCGCGCCGGCCGCTACAACGGCACGGCCTGGCATCGCGTGGAGCCCAACTTCGTCATCCAGGGCGGTAGCCCGCACGACAACGAGTACTCCGGCAGCGGCCGCTTCATCGTCGACGAACTCGGCACCGTGGCACATCCGCGTGGCACGGTGGGCATGAGCACCCGCGGCCACTCCACCGGCGACCTGCAGTGGTTCGTCAACCTGCGCGACAATGCGCGCCTGGTCGGTGCCTACACGGTGTTCGGCGTGGTCGTCGAGGGTATGGATGCCGTCGACGCCGTGATGGAAGGCGACGAGATCTACGTAATGCGCGAGGTCAGCGCGTCTCGTCCAGCCCGGCCCTGA
- a CDS encoding TIGR03546 family protein → MLLLKFLQTMFKALNSDGTPGQVGMGMAIGLCFGLTPLVSLHNLLVLAVAMLTTVSFPGVFLGWALATPLGFALDPLFDRIGMALLSQESLAPFFTWVVNTPVVALSRLNNTIVLGSLVSWMVVLLPSFFLFRVLVDRYRAHVLAYVQKFKIVQAIQGSKLWDLYRTLWPSA, encoded by the coding sequence ATGCTGCTGCTCAAGTTTCTCCAAACCATGTTCAAGGCGCTGAACTCGGACGGCACGCCCGGCCAGGTCGGCATGGGCATGGCGATCGGGCTCTGCTTCGGGCTCACGCCGCTGGTCTCCCTGCACAACCTGCTCGTGCTCGCCGTGGCGATGCTCACGACCGTGTCCTTTCCCGGCGTGTTCCTCGGGTGGGCGCTCGCGACGCCGCTGGGATTCGCGCTCGATCCGCTCTTCGACCGCATCGGCATGGCGCTGCTCTCGCAGGAGAGTCTCGCGCCGTTCTTCACCTGGGTGGTGAACACGCCGGTCGTCGCGCTGTCGCGTCTCAACAACACCATCGTCCTCGGCAGCCTCGTCAGCTGGATGGTGGTGTTGCTGCCGAGCTTCTTCCTGTTCCGCGTGTTGGTGGATCGCTATCGCGCGCACGTGCTGGCCTACGTGCAGAAGTTCAAGATCGTGCAGGCAATCCAGGGCTCGAAGCTCTGGGACCTGTACCGCACGCTGTGGCCGTCCGCATGA
- a CDS encoding TIGR03545 family protein, with amino-acid sequence MRYIRWKALLPLSVLLGLIVVWGVFFADWTLKKLVEAGGTAAVGAKVELADAKLGILDGHVTLEGLQVTNPNAPMTNLVEVEGLVFDVGILPALEKKVVVDTVAARGIRFNTPRQVSGALPPKAAGEDEPESSSQVIERFKSQIKVPPLELSTLTKSVDVGAISADSLATLRAARYVVAYADTARDKLLADLQAADPRPTLDSAEALARRLQSANLRTLGLAGARQAVTDVRRTLRELGQIDDRLKAFEAETRGNAAGLQDKLAAIPAAKTADYAYARSLLKLPSFEVPSIGPQLFSDLIAEQMGGVLYWVDRAEAYIPPGLQRRTQPGPPRVRASGTDVLFPKENVYPQFLMRLAQLSLTLGGEGASAGNYAAKIVGLTSQPAVYGAPTTFAVSRTEGQRGPSDIRIDGFFDHRRAPVRDTLAARFAGITLPDFPLGGLGGQVILGTGISQLALERNGEELRGRWLWRAPKVTWQRDSTRARPTDARAAMVEDALWRALARIDSVEIDAQIRGTLRAPTLAVRTNIAEAVSNALKAQLNEEVRRAEQQVRARVDELVDRQVAEARAKADEARAQVMARLDAERARLEAQKAALEARLRELTRIPGIG; translated from the coding sequence ATGAGGTACATTCGCTGGAAGGCCCTGCTGCCCTTGAGCGTGCTGCTCGGGCTGATCGTCGTCTGGGGTGTGTTCTTCGCCGATTGGACGTTGAAGAAGCTCGTCGAGGCGGGCGGCACGGCGGCCGTCGGGGCCAAGGTGGAACTCGCCGATGCCAAGCTCGGCATTCTCGACGGCCACGTCACGCTCGAAGGCCTGCAGGTCACGAACCCCAACGCGCCGATGACCAACTTGGTCGAGGTCGAGGGCTTGGTCTTCGACGTCGGCATCCTGCCGGCGTTGGAAAAGAAGGTAGTGGTCGACACCGTGGCGGCGCGCGGCATCCGCTTCAACACGCCGCGGCAGGTGTCGGGCGCCCTGCCGCCGAAGGCTGCGGGCGAGGATGAGCCGGAGTCGTCGTCGCAGGTGATCGAGCGCTTCAAGAGCCAGATCAAGGTGCCGCCGCTAGAGCTCTCGACGCTCACCAAGTCGGTGGATGTCGGCGCGATCAGTGCCGACTCCCTGGCCACATTGCGCGCGGCACGCTACGTCGTGGCCTATGCAGACACGGCGCGCGACAAGCTGCTCGCCGACCTTCAGGCGGCGGATCCGAGGCCGACGCTCGACTCCGCCGAGGCGCTCGCGCGGCGCCTGCAGTCCGCGAACCTGCGGACGCTGGGGCTCGCCGGCGCGCGGCAGGCCGTCACCGACGTGCGGCGCACGCTGCGCGAACTCGGGCAGATCGACGATCGCCTGAAGGCCTTCGAAGCCGAGACGCGCGGCAACGCCGCCGGCCTGCAGGACAAGCTCGCGGCGATTCCCGCGGCGAAGACGGCCGACTACGCCTACGCCCGCTCGTTGCTCAAGCTGCCGAGCTTCGAGGTGCCGAGCATCGGGCCACAGTTGTTCAGCGATCTCATCGCCGAGCAGATGGGCGGCGTGCTGTACTGGGTGGACCGCGCCGAGGCGTACATCCCGCCAGGCCTGCAGCGGCGCACGCAACCGGGGCCACCGCGCGTGCGCGCGTCTGGCACGGACGTGTTGTTCCCCAAGGAGAATGTGTATCCGCAGTTCCTGATGCGGCTCGCGCAGCTCTCGCTCACGCTGGGCGGCGAGGGCGCGAGTGCGGGCAACTACGCCGCGAAGATCGTCGGGCTCACCTCGCAGCCGGCGGTGTATGGCGCACCCACGACCTTCGCCGTGTCGCGGACGGAGGGGCAGCGGGGGCCGTCGGATATCCGCATCGACGGGTTCTTCGATCATCGCCGTGCGCCCGTGCGCGACACGCTGGCCGCGCGCTTCGCCGGCATCACGTTGCCGGATTTCCCGTTGGGCGGGCTCGGCGGTCAGGTGATCTTGGGCACGGGTATCTCGCAGCTGGCCCTCGAACGCAACGGCGAGGAGCTGCGCGGCCGCTGGCTGTGGCGTGCGCCGAAGGTTACTTGGCAGCGCGACTCGACCCGGGCGCGGCCGACCGACGCGCGCGCCGCGATGGTCGAGGATGCGTTGTGGCGTGCGCTCGCGCGCATCGACTCCGTGGAAATCGATGCACAGATTCGCGGCACGCTACGTGCCCCGACCCTCGCGGTGCGCACCAACATCGCCGAAGCGGTGTCGAACGCCCTCAAGGCCCAGCTGAATGAAGAAGTCCGGCGCGCCGAGCAGCAGGTGCGGGCACGCGTGGACGAGCTGGTGGACCGTCAGGTGGCCGAGGCGCGTGCGAAAGCCGACGAGGCGCGTGCTCAGGTGATGGCGCGGCTCGACGCAGAGCGGGCGCGGCTGGAGGCGCAGAAGGCGGCGCTCGAGGCCCGGCTGCGCGAGTTGACGCGGATTCCCGGCATCGGCTAG
- a CDS encoding proline dehydrogenase family protein, translated as MLLAAARSDALNRFATRSAAVRRATRAFMPGESMDDGLAAGARIAATGRRLLYTRLGEALTDIREADAVRDHYLGLFDAIKARGLDAEVSVKPTQLGFDQSLEKCREHCLVLARKAEETGSALWLDMEDSTTVDRTIELYRAIRSVHRRAGLAVQAYLYRTPKDVEALIAVTPTLRLVKGAYAEPASVAFPKKADTDRAYEAIAGQMLEAAARGACLPIFGTHDVPLLRRIIAKARALGVQPRQYEIHMLYGIRDGEQQRLRAEGETIATLISYGEAWYRWYMRRLAERPANVGFVVRSMFG; from the coding sequence ATGCTCCTCGCCGCGGCGCGGAGCGATGCGCTGAACCGCTTTGCCACGCGCAGCGCCGCCGTGCGCCGTGCGACGCGCGCCTTCATGCCGGGGGAGTCGATGGACGACGGCCTCGCGGCGGGCGCGCGCATTGCGGCGACTGGCCGCCGGTTGCTCTATACGCGCCTCGGCGAGGCGCTCACGGACATCCGCGAGGCGGATGCGGTGCGCGATCACTACCTCGGCTTGTTCGACGCCATCAAGGCGCGCGGGCTCGATGCCGAGGTCAGCGTGAAGCCCACGCAGCTGGGCTTCGACCAGTCGTTGGAGAAGTGCCGCGAGCACTGCCTCGTGCTCGCCCGAAAGGCGGAGGAGACCGGCTCGGCGCTGTGGCTGGATATGGAAGACTCGACGACGGTGGACCGCACGATCGAGCTGTATCGGGCGATCCGCAGCGTGCATCGGCGCGCGGGCCTCGCCGTGCAGGCGTATCTCTACCGCACGCCGAAGGACGTCGAGGCGCTGATCGCCGTGACGCCGACGCTCCGGTTGGTGAAGGGCGCGTACGCAGAGCCGGCCAGTGTCGCCTTCCCGAAGAAGGCCGACACCGACCGCGCCTACGAGGCGATCGCCGGGCAGATGCTCGAGGCCGCCGCGCGCGGTGCCTGCCTGCCGATCTTCGGCACGCACGATGTCCCGTTGCTGCGCCGCATCATCGCGAAAGCCCGCGCGCTCGGCGTGCAGCCGAGGCAGTACGAGATCCACATGCTCTACGGCATCCGCGACGGCGAACAGCAGCGGCTCCGCGCCGAAGGCGAGACGATCGCGACGCTCATCTCCTACGGCGAGGCCTGGTACCGCTGGTACATGCGCCGGCTCGCGGAGCGGCCGGCGAACGTGGGCTTCGTCGTGCGCTCGATGTTCGGCTGA
- a CDS encoding CBS domain-containing protein — protein sequence MLKVKDLMTRELLTLAPNTSIREAAEILATEHVSGAPVVHAGKPLGMVSARDLLEFIAALPADPEAVSGGMEHGILDDHTVEEAMTRGPLTTVSPETPASRAAELMQAERIHRLPVVEDGRLVGIITTTDIVKAVADRKLSYRTFVFP from the coding sequence ATGCTCAAGGTCAAGGATCTCATGACGCGCGAGCTGCTCACGCTCGCGCCCAACACCAGCATCCGCGAGGCGGCGGAAATCCTCGCCACCGAACACGTGAGCGGCGCGCCGGTCGTCCATGCCGGGAAGCCCCTGGGCATGGTCAGTGCGCGTGACCTGCTCGAGTTCATCGCGGCGCTCCCCGCCGACCCAGAGGCCGTGAGTGGGGGGATGGAGCACGGGATCCTCGATGATCACACCGTCGAGGAAGCGATGACGCGCGGTCCGCTGACGACCGTGTCGCCGGAGACGCCAGCCAGCCGTGCGGCGGAGCTGATGCAGGCGGAGCGCATCCACCGCCTGCCGGTCGTCGAGGATGGCCGACTCGTCGGCATCATCACGACGACGGACATCGTGAAGGCCGTCGCCGACCGCAAGCTCAGCTATCGCACCTTCGTGTTTCCGTAG
- a CDS encoding c-type cytochrome, with translation MSRSLPAVRSPRGRALAAVTLVASLAACGGEAPAPAATAAGGSAVQFTEANWKPKTEADIPNDSMGASVRRGLYLLRFTPESLPQYATSGLRCTSCHQNDGLKLEAAPLTGSHARFPKYMPRTGTTITLADRVNYCFTRSLAGNVLPVDSREMTDLLAYMQFISQDVPTGYKLAGHDGLISMPDTLEGDVARGQALYTEKTCVACHGADGAGMGVLPPLWGARSYSIGASMSRIERAASFIYHNMPQTAPGSLTHQEAFDLAAFINSKPRPDSPSKELDWPLGGVPADVPYDTRSGHKAYRPPPLLPRATPERAVVPVPPRAASIRGTR, from the coding sequence ATGTCGCGGTCCCTCCCCGCCGTCCGTTCACCGCGTGGGCGCGCGCTTGCCGCCGTCACGCTCGTTGCGTCCCTCGCCGCCTGCGGCGGTGAGGCGCCGGCTCCCGCTGCGACCGCCGCCGGCGGATCCGCGGTCCAGTTCACGGAAGCCAACTGGAAGCCGAAGACGGAAGCCGATATCCCCAACGACTCGATGGGCGCGTCCGTTCGCCGCGGGCTCTACCTGCTGCGCTTCACGCCGGAGTCGCTGCCCCAGTACGCCACCTCGGGGCTGCGTTGCACCTCCTGCCACCAGAACGACGGCTTGAAGCTCGAGGCCGCGCCGCTGACCGGCTCGCATGCGCGCTTCCCCAAGTACATGCCGCGCACGGGGACGACGATCACGCTGGCCGATCGCGTCAACTACTGCTTCACGCGCTCGCTGGCTGGCAACGTGTTGCCGGTGGACAGCCGCGAGATGACGGACCTGCTCGCGTACATGCAGTTCATCTCGCAGGACGTGCCCACTGGGTACAAGCTTGCCGGCCATGACGGCCTGATCTCGATGCCCGATACGCTGGAGGGCGACGTGGCGCGCGGCCAGGCGCTCTACACCGAGAAGACCTGCGTGGCCTGCCACGGTGCGGACGGGGCGGGGATGGGCGTGCTGCCGCCGCTCTGGGGGGCGAGGTCGTATTCGATCGGCGCGTCGATGTCGCGCATCGAGCGCGCGGCGAGCTTCATCTACCACAACATGCCGCAGACGGCGCCCGGATCGCTGACGCACCAGGAGGCCTTCGATCTCGCGGCCTTCATCAACAGCAAGCCGCGTCCGGACTCGCCCTCGAAGGAGCTCGACTGGCCCTTGGGCGGTGTGCCGGCGGATGTGCCCTACGACACGCGCTCGGGGCACAAGGCGTATCGTCCGCCGCCGCTGCTTCCGCGCGCCACGCCGGAACGTGCCGTCGTCCCCGTGCCGCCGCGTGCGGCCAGCATCCGCGGCACGCGCTGA
- the soxC gene encoding sulfite dehydrogenase yields MTRKLSRREMLAGTATALGASALGATALGAAGADAASTAAAQDAAVTVPADPTKLQGLPTSPLGARSPFVKPVRGPQTGMTVGSSLTPLQDLTGPITPADLHFERHHAGIPVIDPAKHRLMIHGLVEREVVLTLDEFKRLPQVTRTYFIECSGNGRNAFRDPKPDMTAQKVAGMISTSEWTGVPLSTLFREVGAKPEATWFLAEGGDACLMTRSVPMAKAWDDALVVWAQNGEPLRPAQGYPLRLVLPGWEGNINVKWLRRLELGTRPWRTRWETAKYTDPMPGGKAREFTFENDVKSIITTPSHPARIAARGWHSVQGLAWSGRGRVTRVEVSADGGRSWQDAELMGLSLPKAAVRFQWMFEWKGGEHVLLSRATDEAGYVQPTRAALLEARGLGTDYHFNQIVGWKVARDGAVTFHGLT; encoded by the coding sequence ATGACACGGAAACTCAGCCGTCGCGAGATGCTGGCCGGCACGGCGACCGCGCTCGGGGCCTCGGCGCTCGGGGCGACGGCGCTTGGTGCCGCCGGAGCCGACGCCGCGTCGACGGCCGCCGCACAGGACGCCGCCGTCACCGTGCCGGCGGATCCCACCAAGTTGCAGGGCTTGCCGACCTCGCCACTCGGCGCGCGCTCGCCGTTCGTGAAGCCGGTGCGCGGGCCGCAGACGGGCATGACCGTCGGAAGCTCGCTCACGCCGCTGCAGGACCTCACCGGCCCGATCACCCCGGCCGACCTGCACTTCGAGCGTCATCACGCGGGCATCCCGGTGATCGACCCGGCCAAGCATCGCTTGATGATCCACGGCCTCGTCGAGCGCGAGGTCGTCCTCACATTGGACGAGTTCAAGCGCCTGCCGCAGGTCACGCGCACGTATTTCATCGAGTGCTCGGGGAATGGCCGGAACGCCTTCCGCGATCCGAAGCCGGACATGACGGCGCAAAAGGTCGCCGGGATGATCTCGACCTCGGAATGGACCGGCGTCCCGCTGTCCACGTTGTTCCGCGAGGTGGGGGCGAAGCCCGAGGCGACATGGTTCCTCGCCGAAGGCGGCGACGCCTGCCTGATGACGCGCTCGGTGCCGATGGCGAAGGCCTGGGACGACGCGCTCGTCGTGTGGGCGCAGAACGGCGAGCCGCTGCGGCCGGCGCAGGGCTATCCGCTGCGCCTGGTGCTGCCCGGCTGGGAAGGCAACATCAACGTGAAGTGGCTGCGCCGCCTCGAGCTCGGCACGCGCCCGTGGCGCACGCGCTGGGAAACGGCCAAGTACACGGATCCGATGCCCGGCGGCAAGGCACGCGAGTTCACGTTCGAGAACGATGTGAAGTCGATCATCACGACGCCGTCTCATCCGGCGCGGATCGCGGCGCGCGGGTGGCACTCAGTGCAGGGCCTGGCGTGGAGCGGCCGCGGCCGCGTGACACGCGTCGAGGTGAGTGCGGACGGCGGGCGCAGCTGGCAGGATGCTGAGCTCATGGGACTCTCGCTGCCGAAGGCGGCCGTGCGCTTCCAGTGGATGTTCGAGTGGAAAGGCGGGGAGCACGTGCTCCTTTCGCGCGCCACGGACGAGGCGGGTTACGTGCAGCCGACGCGCGCGGCGCTGCTGGAGGCGCGCGGGCTGGGGACGGACTACCACTTCAACCAGATCGTGGGGTGGAAGGTCGCGCGCGATGGCGCGGTGACCTTCCATGGACTCACATGA
- a CDS encoding c-type cytochrome produces MKRLVWVIALAACGGESAVPAAAPSAESSPPVREYRAGQFGVGSAATTAQLAAWNTDIGPEGAELPDGRGNARDGARIYAQQCAACHGAEGQGLEPLYPLLISRDPRGEGFDFASDPKIPRSIGNYWAHATTLYDYIRRAMPLYTPGSLSSDETYAVVAYLLAANRVIPDTATLDAAALRAVQMPARDKFVPDDRSPSRP; encoded by the coding sequence ATGAAGCGTCTCGTGTGGGTCATCGCGCTGGCCGCGTGCGGCGGCGAGTCCGCTGTGCCGGCGGCTGCGCCGTCGGCGGAGTCGTCTCCCCCCGTGCGTGAGTATCGTGCCGGGCAGTTCGGGGTCGGCAGCGCCGCGACGACCGCGCAGCTCGCGGCGTGGAATACCGACATCGGTCCCGAGGGCGCCGAACTGCCCGACGGTCGCGGCAACGCCCGCGACGGGGCGCGCATCTACGCGCAGCAGTGCGCGGCCTGTCACGGCGCGGAAGGGCAGGGGCTGGAGCCGCTGTACCCGTTGCTCATCAGCCGCGACCCGCGCGGTGAGGGGTTCGACTTCGCCTCCGACCCCAAGATCCCGCGCAGCATCGGCAACTACTGGGCGCATGCGACCACGCTCTACGACTACATCCGGCGCGCGATGCCGCTGTACACGCCGGGATCCTTGAGCTCCGACGAGACCTATGCGGTGGTGGCGTACCTGCTCGCTGCCAACCGCGTGATTCCCGATACCGCGACGCTCGACGCCGCGGCGCTGCGCGCGGTGCAGATGCCGGCGCGCGACAAGTTCGTTCCCGATGACCGTTCTCCTTCGAGGCCCTGA
- a CDS encoding YeeE/YedE thiosulfate transporter family protein — MTSPVPATRSGMPAWASLGIIFGLVGAASILLFGPIGVSGTYPRLIGEAARAVDPAYAASNPYLVKMGSLFRAETFLVLGLVIGGFLGARRDRVPAPKVELPHPGHETNAKRYTEAFLAGFLILFGARLAGGCTSGLIISGMTQLSIAGFVFAAGVFATGIGTAKFMQAIRMGGN, encoded by the coding sequence ATGACATCTCCCGTTCCCGCCACGCGCAGCGGCATGCCCGCGTGGGCATCGCTGGGCATCATCTTCGGTCTGGTCGGCGCCGCGAGCATCCTGCTCTTCGGCCCGATCGGTGTCTCGGGCACGTATCCGCGCCTGATCGGCGAAGCGGCGCGCGCCGTGGATCCCGCGTACGCCGCGTCGAATCCCTATCTCGTGAAGATGGGGTCGCTGTTCCGCGCTGAGACGTTCCTGGTGCTCGGGCTCGTCATCGGCGGCTTCCTCGGCGCGCGGCGTGACCGCGTGCCGGCGCCGAAGGTCGAGTTGCCGCATCCGGGGCATGAGACCAACGCGAAGCGCTACACGGAGGCCTTCCTTGCGGGCTTCCTGATTCTCTTCGGCGCGCGCTTGGCCGGCGGCTGCACCAGCGGGCTGATCATCTCCGGCATGACGCAGTTGAGCATCGCCGGCTTCGTCTTCGCGGCCGGCGTGTTCGCGACCGGCATCGGCACGGCGAAGTTCATGCAGGCCATCCGCATGGGAGGGAACTGA
- a CDS encoding YeeE/YedE thiosulfate transporter family protein — MENLFGLLVGIAMGFLIQRVRASSPVVILQNLRLENLGIIKFMATTIAVGMITVYTLNLFIPDLLHFDIKPTYLVGVLVGGLIFGVGFGLGGYCPGTCVVGIGEGRRDAWFALAGGIVGALVFTLVYESLIAPLVALMDFGKITVQDVLHVPAIAAALVIGTIFLVVVKLLPTQVKRA, encoded by the coding sequence ATGGAGAACCTCTTCGGCCTCCTCGTCGGCATCGCGATGGGCTTCCTGATCCAGCGCGTCCGCGCCTCCAGCCCGGTCGTCATCCTGCAGAACCTGCGCCTGGAGAACCTCGGCATCATCAAGTTCATGGCGACGACCATCGCCGTGGGCATGATCACGGTGTACACGCTCAACCTGTTCATCCCGGACCTGCTGCACTTCGACATCAAGCCGACATACCTCGTCGGCGTGCTCGTCGGTGGCCTGATCTTCGGCGTCGGCTTCGGGCTCGGCGGCTATTGCCCCGGTACCTGCGTGGTGGGCATTGGCGAAGGCCGCCGCGACGCCTGGTTCGCGCTCGCCGGCGGTATCGTCGGCGCGCTGGTGTTCACGCTGGTCTACGAATCGCTGATCGCGCCGCTCGTCGCGCTGATGGACTTCGGCAAGATCACCGTGCAGGACGTGCTGCACGTGCCGGCGATCGCCGCGGCGCTGGTGATCGGGACGATCTTCCTCGTCGTCGTGAAGCTGCTGCCGACGCAGGTCAAGCGCGCGTGA
- a CDS encoding ArsR/SmtB family transcription factor, with the protein MTAKRAAVRQATPELLERVAGRFRALAEPARLAVLHALEDGERTVSELVELTGLAQGNLSKHLQQLYAAGFVTRRRDGLFVQYALADDGVLQLCALMCDRLDEDVEAARAVLAGAKRR; encoded by the coding sequence GTGACCGCAAAGCGCGCCGCGGTGCGGCAGGCCACGCCTGAACTGCTCGAGCGCGTGGCCGGTCGCTTCCGCGCCCTCGCAGAGCCGGCGCGGCTCGCCGTCCTCCACGCCCTGGAGGACGGCGAGCGCACGGTGAGCGAACTCGTGGAGCTCACGGGGTTGGCGCAGGGCAACCTGAGCAAGCACCTGCAGCAACTGTACGCCGCAGGCTTCGTGACGCGGCGACGCGATGGGTTGTTCGTCCAGTACGCGCTTGCCGACGATGGCGTGCTGCAACTCTGCGCGCTGATGTGCGACCGGCTGGACGAGGACGTGGAAGCGGCGCGCGCGGTGCTAGCGGGGGCCAAGCGGCGCTAG
- a CDS encoding metal-dependent hydrolase, producing MDPITHTMTGAVLARAGGDRYTPLATAALILGANAPDIDIYTVWTESSFGSIAFRRGWTHGPIFLALLPVVITGLLLFWDRAVRRRRDPSLAPVRPGWLFALALLGTLSHPLLDWLNTYGIRFLMPFSGTWFAGDSVFIIDPYWWALLGTTLWLAKRGRPLPTVRFAAAVAFAYPALLVALSAAGHRIARAEAVVQGITDVTDIVYQPQPARPLAAELIAVTPEAYHVGHFTWTGPLRAVFGDTAIARGPWDDPRVRGAMQDPDVRDYLVWARYAWVRIDTTAAGVPAAVVFGDARFPEGGLAGGLGGLRVPIPGG from the coding sequence ATGGATCCCATCACGCACACGATGACCGGCGCGGTGCTCGCCCGCGCCGGGGGCGATCGCTACACGCCGCTGGCGACGGCCGCACTCATCCTCGGCGCCAACGCGCCGGATATCGACATCTACACGGTCTGGACAGAGTCCAGTTTCGGGAGCATCGCGTTCCGCCGCGGATGGACCCACGGCCCGATCTTCCTCGCGCTGCTGCCGGTGGTCATCACGGGGCTGCTCCTGTTCTGGGATCGCGCGGTGCGCCGCCGTCGCGACCCGTCGCTCGCACCGGTACGCCCAGGATGGCTCTTCGCACTGGCGCTGCTTGGGACGCTGTCCCACCCGCTGCTCGACTGGCTCAACACCTATGGCATCCGCTTCCTGATGCCATTCAGCGGCACGTGGTTCGCGGGCGACTCGGTGTTCATCATCGATCCGTACTGGTGGGCGTTGCTGGGGACGACGCTATGGTTGGCCAAGCGCGGCCGGCCGCTGCCGACGGTGCGGTTTGCCGCCGCGGTCGCGTTCGCGTATCCCGCGCTGCTCGTGGCGCTGAGCGCCGCCGGGCACCGCATCGCACGGGCCGAGGCGGTGGTGCAGGGCATCACCGATGTGACGGACATCGTCTACCAACCGCAGCCCGCGCGTCCGCTGGCCGCGGAGCTGATTGCGGTCACTCCGGAGGCGTATCACGTCGGGCACTTCACGTGGACCGGCCCGTTGCGCGCAGTCTTCGGCGACACCGCCATCGCGCGCGGGCCGTGGGACGATCCGCGGGTGCGCGGCGCCATGCAGGACCCCGACGTGCGCGACTACCTCGTGTGGGCGCGGTACGCGTGGGTCCGAATCGACACGACCGCCGCGGGCGTGCCCGCGGCGGTCGTGTTCGGCGATGCCCGGTTCCCGGAGGGTGGGCTCGCCGGGGGGCTCGGCGGGTTGCGCGTGCCTATTCCTGGAGGGTGA